Genomic window (Nitrospirales bacterium LBB_01):
CAAGCACCGCAGCGGTTTCGTCATTCAGTTTGCTTAAAGACATTGGAAGCCCGATGTGATTATTGAAATTCCCCATGGTTTTAAACACACTGTAACCTGTTGAAAGCACTTGGAACGTGAATTCTTTTGTTGTGGTCTTACCGTTTGTGCCTGTTACGGCTATAACCGGAATATTTCTCTTCGCTCTTATATATGCTCCCAGTGACTGAAGTGCTTTAAGGGTATCATCCACAAAAACTATTGCGGTTCCTTTTGGCGGCTTAATGTGTTCCCGTAAACTTAGACAACAGCAGGTTTTACCGAGAGCTGTTTCAATAAAGTCGTGGCCGTCAACGTTGTTACCCTTAAGGGGCACAAAAAGCTCATCGGCTTTAAGAGTGCGAGAGTCTATTGAAGTGCCGCTTAAGCGCATCTCTTTAGATGGTTCATTAGATAAAACCTTACCGCCTGTGGCTTTAACTATGTCGTCAACTGTAAACATCTGTTAATCTTTTTCCTTTAATAATTTCTTTAGGATTTTTATAGCCGTCTCTTTATCACTAAACGGATGCTGAACACCCTTTATTTCTTGATAACTTTCGTGACCTTTTCCTGCAATAATAACTGCATCCCCGTCGCTTGCCATATAGATAGCCTCCCGTATGGCCTTTGCCCTGTCTGGCTCTACACTATAGGCTTGTCCTGCTCCCTTCTCTATTTGATTGATTATGTCCAGCGGGTCCTCAAACCTGGGATTGTCCGATGTGATAATTGCAAAGTCACTGAGCGATGTGGCAACAGCGCCCATAATCGGACGCTTCCCCTTGTCACGATTACCGCCGCAGCCAAATACCGTTATAATTTTCCCATGAACCATTTTCCTGACGTTTTCAAGCAGATTTTTTAAAGCGTCATCCGTATGCGCATAGTCAACAATGACGCTAAAGTCCTGCCCCTCTTCGATGGGTTCAAATCTGCCGGTAACAATCTTCAGGTTGTAAATGCCTGCAAGGATGTCATTGAATGGGATACCAAGAGAGAGAGCTGTGGAAAATGCGGCAAGTATATTATAGACGTTGATGAGACCTCTTAGGTTTGAAGCAGTCTTGTAATACTTTCCATCTGAGGATACTGTAAATTCAAGTCCTGACATGGAGAGATTTATATCTGTTGCCCTGACGTCGGCATCGGCGTTAAAGCCATAAGTGAGAATCTGCCCAGTGTGCTGCGTAAATAACCGTCTGCCGTAGGAATCATCTGTGTTTATAATGGCCGTACCGTTTGGTTTAAGCAGCTCTGTAAAGAGTCTCATTTTAGCATTAAAATAGTCCTCCATGTCTTTGTGGTAATCAAGGTGGTCTCTGGTCAGGTTTGTAAACACTACCCTGTCAAACTCAGCCCCGTCAACCCGGCACTGTGACAGTGCATGAGAGGAGACCTCGGTAACTACATGCGAGCATCCGGCTTTAGACATTTCACTTAAGTACATCTGAAACTCAGGAGACTCAGGAGTTGTGTGTCCTGCCGTATAGATTCTATCTTTAATCGTGTATGCTACAGTGCCGATAAGTCCCACATCTTTTGCATTAGCCTCAAGGATAGATTTCAAAATGTAAGCTGTTGAGGTCTTGCCGTTTGTGCCTGTGATTCCTGTTAGATTAAGGTTTGTGGAGGGGTCGCCGTAGTAATTGGCCGAGATATAACCCAGTGCAAGCCTTACATCCTCAACTCTTACAAAGAGGACATCCTTGCCGCTATATGGCTCTATGTTTACATCGTCTTCGTAGATAACACAGCTGGCTCCGTTTTTTACAGCATCGGCTATAAAATTGTGACCATCGGAGTGTTCACCCTTTATTGCAAAAAACATATTTCCAGGCTGTACTTTTCTTGAATCATAGGTGACACCGTTAGCAATCCTCGTAAGACTGCCGTCTATCTCACGTACCTGTATCCTGCCAAGCACCTCACTGATATTCATCAAATGTGTCCTCTTTCCTCAGTTTAATTTAAAACACCTATCGTCCTGCTGTCTCTTTCCACAACAAGTACATTATTTTTAATCATATCCTCACGCGGCACATTTAAGTATGTAAGAGCCTTCTCTGCAATATTTTTAAACACTGGAGCGGCAACAAGTCCGCCATAGATTTCACCCCTTGGTTTCCACACAACCACCACCATCGCAAAGGCCGGTTTTTCTGCCGGTACAAAACCGACAAATGAGCTTATGAAATCTGTAGATGAGTAGCGTCCAATGTTTCTGTCATACATCTGGGCGGTGCCTGTTTTACCTGCCACGCGGTTACCGACAACTTCCGCATATTTAGCCGTACCGCCCTGTTGGGTAACCATCATAAGCGCACGAGTTACTATATCAACCACACGTTTTGACAGTATTTGCTCGCCAGGCTCAGCCTTATTAATTTCTGAAAACACACCATCCCCTCTTATCACGCCTTTTACCACATGCGGGTGTACTTTATACCCGCCATTGGCTATTGTGGAGTAGGCGCTCACTATCTGAAGTGGAGTCACAGCCACCTCCTGCCCTATCGGCATCGCTCCTATTGAAACCCCTGACCACCTTTCAGGGCTCTTAATCAGTCCTGAAACTTCACCGGGTAAATCTATTCCGCTTTTATCTCCAAAACCGAATTTCTTTATGTACTTATAAAGCCGTTGCTTGCCAAGTCGTTGAGCAAGTTTTATGGTTCCTACGTTAGATGATTTCTGGATAACCTCCATAAAGGTTAAAACCCCGTGCGGATGGGCGTCTTTTATGATTTTTCCTCCAACTTCAATCCCGCCTCCGCTGCAATCTATTCTATCATCCTCGCGGGCAAGCCTTTCTTCAAGCACTCCGGAGGCCGTTACAACTTTAAAGGTTGACCCCGGCTCATAGACGTCTGTTACGGCACGGTTTCTTCTGGCTGCAGGGCTGGTTTTGGCTGGGTTATTAGGGTCATACGTAGGTCTGTTGGACATAGCGAGAATTTCTCCGGTAAACGGATTCAGCATAATTGCCGTTGCTGCCACAGCCCGCCACTTTTTGATTGCCTCATCCAATTCCTTTTCCACTATGTACTGAAGCCCCTCATCCACTGTTAGCACTAAGCTGTTGCCAGAATTTTCAGCGTCATTTTCGGAGTAAAACCTGTTGCCGCGTGCGTCTCTTTGAACTGAGTATGTCCCGCCCTCGCCGGTAAGCTCCTTGTCATACTTTGACTCAACGCCCTCAAGCCCTTTATTGTCAAGATTGACAAAGCCAATTATGTGGGAGGCAAAGGAGCCAAGCGTGTAGTATCGCTTTGCCTCTGGAGTTATCCCTATGCCGCCAATTTTCAGGCTTTCCACCTTTGCTGTGTCCTCAAGTGAGATTTTCCTTTTAATCCATAAAAAATTCTTGCTGCTCTTAAGCTGCTCAGACAAGTCATTGACATTAACATCAATCATCTTAGCAAGCTTAAACAGTCTTTCATTGTCGCCGCCAAAGTTGGCTCTGTCCAGATACACTGAACCCTGCTCAAGGTTTGCAACAAGCCGTCTTCCTTTTCTGTCAAATATCATACCCCTTCTTACCTGAATGTCAACCTCAGCAATCCGCTGATTTGCCGACTTTTTGACAAACTTATCGTGATTTAACACCATAAGATCAAATAGCCGCCCCACGACAGCTAAAAACCCCAGTGCTATCAACACAAATACGAAATATACTCTCTTACCCATGGAGAGAGTTCCTCTTAAAAGAGGACTAAATCCTTTCTTTTACGTAAAAAACCTTGTTTCTGTCTGGAAAATTAAACCCCATCTTTTTTATAGCCACGTTGTCTATTGAGGCAATAGAAAGAAGATTATCTCTTGCAGCAATGAGATTTCTCTGCTCTTTGACAAGCACTGCTTTCCTGTGTTGAAGCACACCCAGTTTGTACTCAAGAGATTTAATGCTGGAGCGCAGCCACACCATGTAAAAAACACTGATGACTATCAAACTTATTGCCGCTGCTGACAGAAAATGTCTAAAAACCGAACCTCTAATTTCAGATATCATAGTTTGATTCCTCCTCTTAGTTTGCCTGACCTTGCAGCAGGATTTTCCACGATTTCCTGAGCTTGTGCCATTACCGGTTTTTTCGTTATAAGAGCCATAAGTCCCTCTGTTTTACTCT
Coding sequences:
- a CDS encoding penicillin-binding protein 2; this encodes MGKRVYFVFVLIALGFLAVVGRLFDLMVLNHDKFVKKSANQRIAEVDIQVRRGMIFDRKGRRLVANLEQGSVYLDRANFGGDNERLFKLAKMIDVNVNDLSEQLKSSKNFLWIKRKISLEDTAKVESLKIGGIGITPEAKRYYTLGSFASHIIGFVNLDNKGLEGVESKYDKELTGEGGTYSVQRDARGNRFYSENDAENSGNSLVLTVDEGLQYIVEKELDEAIKKWRAVAATAIMLNPFTGEILAMSNRPTYDPNNPAKTSPAARRNRAVTDVYEPGSTFKVVTASGVLEERLAREDDRIDCSGGGIEVGGKIIKDAHPHGVLTFMEVIQKSSNVGTIKLAQRLGKQRLYKYIKKFGFGDKSGIDLPGEVSGLIKSPERWSGVSIGAMPIGQEVAVTPLQIVSAYSTIANGGYKVHPHVVKGVIRGDGVFSEINKAEPGEQILSKRVVDIVTRALMMVTQQGGTAKYAEVVGNRVAGKTGTAQMYDRNIGRYSSTDFISSFVGFVPAEKPAFAMVVVVWKPRGEIYGGLVAAPVFKNIAEKALTYLNVPREDMIKNNVLVVERDSRTIGVLN
- a CDS encoding UDP-N-acetylmuramoyl-L-alanyl-D-glutamate--2,6-diaminopimelate ligase, translated to MNISEVLGRIQVREIDGSLTRIANGVTYDSRKVQPGNMFFAIKGEHSDGHNFIADAVKNGASCVIYEDDVNIEPYSGKDVLFVRVEDVRLALGYISANYYGDPSTNLNLTGITGTNGKTSTAYILKSILEANAKDVGLIGTVAYTIKDRIYTAGHTTPESPEFQMYLSEMSKAGCSHVVTEVSSHALSQCRVDGAEFDRVVFTNLTRDHLDYHKDMEDYFNAKMRLFTELLKPNGTAIINTDDSYGRRLFTQHTGQILTYGFNADADVRATDINLSMSGLEFTVSSDGKYYKTASNLRGLINVYNILAAFSTALSLGIPFNDILAGIYNLKIVTGRFEPIEEGQDFSVIVDYAHTDDALKNLLENVRKMVHGKIITVFGCGGNRDKGKRPIMGAVATSLSDFAIITSDNPRFEDPLDIINQIEKGAGQAYSVEPDRAKAIREAIYMASDGDAVIIAGKGHESYQEIKGVQHPFSDKETAIKILKKLLKEKD